Part of the Candidatus Methanogranum gryphiswaldense genome, TGGACCGTCTGTTATAAAATCGATCCGCCCACTTTCAAAAATACCCTTTGATGTGCACTTGATGATCGAGGATCCACTCAGGTACATCGATGCATTCGCGGCTGCAGGGTCGGACATGCTGACCGTGCATACTGAATCTAACGGCGATATCATGGCAGCTGTGAAAAAAATAAAAGATAATAACCTCAAAGCAGGCATCACACTGAACCCTCCGACACCGGTGAAAGATCTGGACAAATATCTGGATGAAGTGGATCTTGTACTCATTATGACTGTACAAGCTGGATTCGGCGGACAATGTTTCAAAAACGAATGCCTGAAAAAGATAGAATATGTCAAAGAATGGGCAAATGACCACAATCCAAAACTTGAGATCTCTGTGGACGGCGGCATAAACCGTGAGACCGGAAGAATATGTGTTGATTCGGGAGCGACGGTTTTGGCCGCTGGAAGTTCCCTATTCAAACTTAAGGACATGGCCTCTGAGATCGCACTTTGGAAAGGCTATACGCCAAACATAAAATGAGGTATTCTGATGGGAGTTAACCTGTCAGGGCTTGTGGAGCCCAAAACGATAGAATTATCGGATCTTCGCGGTAAGACCGTCGCGATTGATGCCTACAACATGATATATCAGTTCCTTTCTATAATCAGACAGCCTGACGGCAGCCCTCTCTGTGACAAAGAAGGCCGCGTTACATCTCAATTATCTGGCATCCTATACAGAACATCCAATCTCATCTGTCAAGGCATCGAACCGATATTTGTTTTTGATGGAAAACCCAACGAACTTAAGAAAGCCACATTAGATGAAAGGAAAGAAAGACGTGAAAAGGCCACTGCGGAATGGGAAGAAGCCAAAGAAGCAGGCGATATGAAAAAGGCATTCTCCAAAGCACAACAGACCTCCAGGATGACACCGGAGATCAGAGGGTCTTCGAAGAGCCTCATAAAAGCTCTCGGCCTACCAATGGTGGAAGCCCCATCCGACGGAGAGGCACAGGCGGCATACATGTGCAAAAAAGGTTCTGTATATGCCGCAGCATCACAAGATTTCGATTCGCTTCTCTTCGGTACACCGACACTCGTCAGGAACATGACCATAACCGGAAGGAGAAAGATACCCGGCAAGGAAATGTACAGGGATGTGTTGACCGAGCTGATATCCACTGAGGATTTCCTTACATCTCTGGGTATAACAAGAGAACAGTTAGTGGACATGTGCATACTTATGGGGACGGATTTCAATGAAGGTATCTCTGGAATAGGTCCTAAAAAAGGATTGAAACTGGTCAAAGAAATGAAAGATCTGGAACATATACTCCCACATCTTGACAAAGAGATACCCGAATACGAGGAGATACGCACCATATTCCTGAATGGCGAACATTTTGACGATTATCAACTCAAACCTGTAGAAATAGACAGGGCGGCCGTCTTAGAACTTATGATGCAATACGATTTCTCACCTGATAGAGTTAACGGAACGCTGGATAAGATCGAAAACGCCCGTAATGATGAATGCGCAAGAAAAAAACAAAGATCGCTGGATTGCTGGTTCTGATCCTGAAGCCCACTCTTTTCGCCTAAATTCCCTGGATTAAATATATAATCACGATGAGGATAGCCTATGCTACTGTCAGGCAAGATAGCCCTGGCATAATGGGGACGAGCGATGATAAAGCAGATCCGCGCTAATTATGATGCGCCAACAATAGAGAAAGAGATCCAGAATTACTGGAACTCAGTGAATGCTTACGAAAAAACCAAAGCACTGAGGGCGAACGGGGATAAATTTTATTTTGTCGATGGCCCACCTTATACATCAGGTAACGTCCACCTCGGTACTGCTTTGAACAAGACGATCAAGGACATACTCATCAGATATTGGAGAATGAAGGGATACAATGTTCGCGATCAACCTGGTTTCGACATGCACGGTCTGCCGATTGAGGTACAGGTCGAGAAAAAGATAGGTGTCCACTCAAAGAAAGAGATAGAAGAAGGAGGCATAGACAAGTTCGTAGATGCCTGCAAGAAGCATGCATATGCCCTTCAAGCAGATATGACCGAACAGTTCAAGGACCTCGGTGTGTGGATGGATTGGGACCACCCCTATCAAA contains:
- the rpe gene encoding ribulose-phosphate 3-epimerase yields the protein MTKIAPSMLSADFSKFGEELLRIDRAGADWAHLDVMDGMFVPNITIGPSVIKSIRPLSKIPFDVHLMIEDPLRYIDAFAAAGSDMLTVHTESNGDIMAAVKKIKDNNLKAGITLNPPTPVKDLDKYLDEVDLVLIMTVQAGFGGQCFKNECLKKIEYVKEWANDHNPKLEISVDGGINRETGRICVDSGATVLAAGSSLFKLKDMASEIALWKGYTPNIK
- the fen gene encoding flap endonuclease-1, giving the protein MGVNLSGLVEPKTIELSDLRGKTVAIDAYNMIYQFLSIIRQPDGSPLCDKEGRVTSQLSGILYRTSNLICQGIEPIFVFDGKPNELKKATLDERKERREKATAEWEEAKEAGDMKKAFSKAQQTSRMTPEIRGSSKSLIKALGLPMVEAPSDGEAQAAYMCKKGSVYAAASQDFDSLLFGTPTLVRNMTITGRRKIPGKEMYRDVLTELISTEDFLTSLGITREQLVDMCILMGTDFNEGISGIGPKKGLKLVKEMKDLEHILPHLDKEIPEYEEIRTIFLNGEHFDDYQLKPVEIDRAAVLELMMQYDFSPDRVNGTLDKIENARNDECARKKQRSLDCWF